The following DNA comes from Candidatus Methylacidiphilales bacterium.
CGGGCATTTCGCTTTTGAGATTGATGCGGGCTTGCTCCGCGCTGAGGCGGGAAATGCCTATCCGCACTCCGGCCCATTCCCCGCCACTTGTTGTTAGTGTCATGGCTGCGGCCGTTTTGCCCGAAATCACGATGCTGCTGTCCATTGCTGCAATGGGCGCGGAACACTCCGCCACCCAGTACAGATGGTTGGGACCTTCACCCTGCAGGGAAGCCGGGCCTGTTCTATTGAAACCTTTGCTGCCTTTCCCTTCCCACCAAAGCAGGTGTGCGGGCTGCTTTTCGGGAAAATGGAAGCGATAGAAAACGGCGTGATCGCTGACCGTATATTCCACCTGAATATCATACTTTTCCAGAAGGACGGAATAAAAATAGGGTGTCGCTGTCTCAAGGTCATGGTCAAAATCTGAGGCAATGTTTTCCAGGACGGTATCCACGGCGCCGGTTGTGGGCATAAACACTGCGGCGCCGGCGGGAAAACCGAATATTTTATCCGACAGGTAGCGGTCCACAACCTTCGGCCTCGTCCGCGGAACAATGCTCATCATGCCGTGAGGCATCTGAACATCGGGCCCTATCGCCTGAAGGAGCCGGGCAACGCCACCAATGTTAGTGTTGACATAGTCCACCGCGTCCTTGTCCTTGCCTTCGCTTGTCAGGGCATGGGCCATCAAAAACAGCAGCAGGGGAAGCACGCGCATTTTAGAAAGGGGTTCAGGCGTCATTTCTTGATGGATTTCCTGACGGTCAGGCTGCTTCCAACCGATCCGGCATAGAAGACAAGCAACTTGACAGGTGTTTTTCCGGTATTCCGCCCGTTGTGCAGCGTGTTGACAACTTCCGCCAGCGCCTCGCCTGCCTTCAAGTGCTTCACGCGGCCGTCTTTCAGGGTGACGTCGAGTTCCCCTTCCATGATACAGCCGAAGCATGGAACAGGATGCAGATGCCAGCCGGTCTCGCCGCCCGGGGCGATCTCGATCATCACGCCGGTGATTTCGGCCTGGCCTTTTGGATACACGATGGGCTGCCCGTCCCAACTCGTGGTGGTTTTCAACAGAGGCGTAATTTTGGCTGCCGGGCTGTCCTGGGCCGGGGCTTCAACCTGCAAAAAAGAGAGGAACAGCAAACTCAATAAGAGAAATGTGGGTTTTATGGGCATGGCTTACGTTTATACGAACCGTTCAACTTGTATAGATTCAAAAATCAGGCCAATTGCATTTAAAATTCCACTTCTGCGAGTTGCTGAATAGCCTCAACGCCTGAAGCAAGGGGCGAGACGCCCCTTGAACCCGCAGCCGGGACGGCCCGCGCTACTGAAGCAACATGTCGTGCATTCGCACTTACTTGCGCTTGCAGGGCCTGTGAATGTTTGCAGTATGACGCTTACAGTGAGCGATCCCAGAGTTTCTGCGGCAAGGCTGTCCATTTTTTCCAATACAGCCCTGACCGGCGCTAAGATTCTTGCGGGAATCCTTACCGGTTCCGTTTCCATCCTGGCCGAGGCCATACACTCCGGGCTTGATCTGGCTGCGGCCGTCGTTGCCTACTGTGCCATCCGGATTGCCACCAAGCCCCGTGATGAAGACCACCACTATGGCCATGGGAAATTCGAGAATCTTTCCGGAGTCATTGAGGCGTTGCTGATCTTCGTCGCCGCTGTCTGGATCATCTGGGAATCGCTTCACAAACTCATGCATCCCGCAGTACTGGCGCATGCCAGGATCGGCATCATGGTCATGGCGGTTTCCGCCGGAGTGAATATCCTGGTCAGCCGCAGGTTGTTCCGAGTGGCGCGCGAATACGACTCCGAAGCATTGCGCGCCGACGCCTGGCACTTAAAAACCGATGTGTACACCTCCCTGGGTGTGTTTGGCGCTCTCGTGCTCGCCTGGTTGGGCGGAAAATTATTTCCCTCGGCAAATCTTCAATGGCTGGATCCGGTTTGCGCCATCGGTGTCGCCCTGCTGATTCTCAAGACCTCATATGACCTGACACTCTCGGCAGGCAGGGACCTTTTGGATGTCAGCTTAACCGCTAATGAACTCGAAAAAATTCATGCCTATTTGGATGGCCTCATACGAGATCGTGCCACGCGGTTCCAGGCGGGGCATGAGCCGGTGCTTGGCTATCACAAACTGCGCACCCGCAAATCGGGCCCCAACCGTTTCATTGACCTGCATCTGGAGCTGTGGCCCGGCATCACCCTGGCAAGGGCCAAGGATACCTGCGAAAAAGTGGAGTCGGGCATCCTGGCTTTGTTTCCCAACGCCTCAGTCACCATCCATCCCGAACCGGCCAAGCGCAAATACGCTCCAAAATCATCCGGACGCTGCTAACCTCAATGCCTTCAACTAATTGGGGAATAAGTTCCTTTGTGCTAATTGGTTGCAACCCTCAATCCGAGCACGGCGATATCGCCGCAAAAGAGCGCAAAGAACTCAAAACTGCCGAAACTTCCCTGTACTTTGCGTTTTTTGTGTTCTTTTGTGGCCAAACGGTTGCTTGAATTGGTTGAAGGTATTGGGGCTAAACAGATGCTTTTTTCGGCTGTTCCTGCCAGACGGCCAGCTCATTGCCGTTGGGATCGATGAAGTGCGCGCGCTTGCCACCGGGGAAGGCAAATTTGGGGACGGACAAACGTCCGCCAAATTTGATAATCCGGTCCATGGCGGTGTCGATGTCTTCAACGCAAATCACGAGCAGCGGGCCCCCTTCGGACACGCGGCGTTCCGCTGACAGGCCGCCAGTCAGGCGCCCGTCGTTGAAACAGCAATATTGTTTGCCATAGGGTTCGAGCTTCCACCCAAAAACCGTACTGTAAAAAACCTTTGCGGATTCGATGTCGGGTGCGGGAATCTCGATGGCGTCAAACTGATTGAAGGGGAGGGTCGGCGTCATGTGTAGATAGTACCCTCCATCCTCAAATATGGCAAGCTGGACAAGCTGGAACAGCACTAACGCAAAGCGGCTTCAGATGCGGAACATCAGGTCGCCGCTTTTACTTATCCGAAGCCGCATATGCCCGCCAGGCTTGAAATTTAGAGATAGCAGTCTGTTCGGGGATTCCCGGCATTTGCCAGCGCCTTTTCCGGCGTTTCCGGATTAAACAGGGCGTCTCCGCACAAAAACTGATCGCATATCTTGAAAAAATCCATTTCGCTGGCGGCGCGGCGGATCTGGTGTAGGAACTGGTCTTCCGGATCGATTTTTTGCGCGATGAAGTTCATGAATTTTTTCATCCGGGCGACCTGGAGCGTTTCGGAAAAACCCTCGGGCCGTGTTCCGCGATAAAGTATCTCCACGTATTCCCGGACATCCGACAATGTCGGGCGGGTTTTAATTTCACCGGCATGGGATTCCCGGATTTGGTTGAAGATCCAGGGGTTGCGGATGGCTCCGCGGCCGATCATCAGGCCCTGCGCCCCGGTTTGTTCAACAACCGCCCGCGCATTGCCGGCGCTCAGAATATTGCCGTTGGCAAAGACCGGGCATTTCATTTTTTGCACCGCCTGTGCGATCCGGTCGTAATGCACATTCACCCGGTACATTTCCTTCACCGTCCTGCCATGCACGGTCAAGGCATCGATGGGGTGTTGGGCGTAAAGATCCAGAAGAGCGTCAAATTCTTCCGGTGAATCAAAACCGATCCGGGTTTTTAATGTAAAATTCACATGGATGGCAGGGCGGAGGGCGGCAATGACCTTGTCGAGATGAGCAAGGTTGCGGAGCATTCCTCCGCCCGAGGATTTCCTGCAAACGATGGGGGCGGGGCAGCCGATGTTCAGATCCAGTGCGGCGATGTTTTCCTTTTGCAGGAGGGCTGCGGTACGGACCAGGTGTTCGATGTCCTGCCCTATCATTTGCGCTATCACGGGCCGGCCGGAGGGATTGTTGCGGATGGCGTCCAGAATCCAGGATTCGGGGGTTGAAGCGGAGTGAACCCGGAAATATTCCGTGAAATACACATCAGGGCCGCCATAGCGGTGCAGCACGCGCCAGAACGACAGATCGGTCACATCCTGCATCGGGGCCAGGAGCAGGAGCGGGCGTCCCTGTGGAATGAGTGGAGCGATCACAAAACCAGAATAACAAAATTGACGGTGGAAACGAAGGTTTGTTTGGTTGCCGAGCGGGCGTTTGGGTTCAGGCCCGTTCCGCCCACCAGACAGAGACAATTTCCATCGGCAGGCCGATCACGTTGGTTTTTGAGCCCTCAATGCGTTCGATCAAATCGCTGCCATGTTCCTGGATGCCGTAGGCCCCCGCCTTGTCCATGACATTCACCTTCTCCATGTACCCATGAATGATGTTTTCATCCAGGGAGCGAAACGTGACACGGGTTCTGGCCACATGCTCGCGGATGGTGCACTGCGCGGGATCTCTCCAGGCGACTGCGGTAAGCACTTCGTGCGTCCTGGCACTCAACCATTTCAGCATGGCAACCGCATCACCGGCATCCAGGGGTTTTCCCAGCAGACGACCCTCGCAATAGACGAGGGTATCGGCGGCGAGAATGATGTCCTGCGGGTGGGAATGCGCGACGCTTTCCGCCTTGCGACGGGCATTGGAGCGTACAATTTCAACCGGGGTCAACTCGGGGTGCGTTGAAAAATCCCATTCGTCCGCATCCGGCGCCTGCACACGAAAGGAAATCCCGGCTTCTTCTAGGAGTTCCTGGCGCCGTGGCGACTGCGAGGCAAGTATCAGGCACGACATGGGGATGGAAGGTTGCGGGAATTCAACCGGTACAGGCGCATAGACCACTAGTTACGATTTCGGTTTGGTGTCACCCAAGGCCGTCATGGTGCCTTTTTTATCCAATAACTTAAGCCAGTCGCCAAAAATCCTGAGGCTTTCGCGGAGATGCAAGTCAGCCGCATAGGATTCCGAGGTTGTCAGTTTTGGAATATCCGTACCTTCATCGTCACCTGACGTGTCCGGGGCAGGCTTGGGCTTGGGTTTTTCCTGGGAAGCGAGTTGCTCCACCAGGCCCTTTTTATTGTCGAAGGAAATGGACAGGATGTCAGGTAGTTTGGCGGACATGGCTTTGAGAATTTTTTCGCGTTCGTCCTTCCGTTGTTTGTCCTCGGCGGCTTCGGTCTCACGCTGGGTGATGTTCAGCGAAACCCGGCGGTCTTCCATGTGCTTGCGGAGGCGCGCGATGTCATCCAGCAACAGCTTGAAATCGCCGTCTTTGGCAATCCGCTGCTGGGAATCGGCGTTGAGTTGGGGAATAAAGCCGGTCGGATTGTCGATGTCCAGTTTTGTGAAAGGCGCCGGTTCAATTTCATCCCAGGGCAGGGAATGTGGGAGGTTCGATTCCCCAAGTTCCAGATAATCGTTGGGCGAGGGCAGGATGATATCCGGAATAACGCCACGCTGCTGTGTGGAATGTCCGTTGGGAAGATAAAATTTCTGGATGGTGATCTTCATGGCCCCGGCAACGGGGGTGATTCCATTGATCGGGGGAATAAAGTGGTTCAACTCGGCCACGGTTTGCACCGTGCCTTTGCCATGGGTGCTCTTGTCGCCAACGATCAAGGCGCGCCCGTAATTTTGAAGCGCCCCGGCCGCAATTTCCGAGGCCGAAGCGCTCAATTTGTTTGTGAGCACCATGAGCGGCCCGTCATAGGCCATGTTGGAATCGAAATTCTGGAGCACTTGTTTCTTTCCCTGGGAATCCTTCACCTGCACCACGGGGCCCTTGCCGATAAACAGCCCCACCAGCCGCACGGCTTCACTCAGGAGCCCGCCCCCGTTGTTGCGAAGATCCAGAACAAGGCCGTCGATATTTTTTTCCTTCAGCTTTTTGATGAGCAGGGCCACGTCGTCCGTTGTGCTGCTGCCGCCACTGGGATCCTCTCCAGCGTAATCCCCGATGTTTCCGTAAAAGGAAGGAAGCTCGATCACGCCTATCTTGTATTCCTGGCCGTCAGGCCCGATCTGGCTGATCACCTTGGCTTTGGCTTTTTGCGACGCAATCTTGACCTGGTCGCGGACAAGGCGGACCTCTTCCCGCACGGCGGAATGGTCCGAGCCACCGGGGATGACCTTGAGCCGGACAACGGTACCTTTATCCCCGCGGATCAGATGCACCGCATTGCGCAGCTTCATATCGACGATATCGATATATTCCTTGTCACCCTGCGCGACCCCGACAATCTTGTCGTTGGGGGTCAGCCGCTTGTCAAGGTCGGCCGGGCCGCCAGGGATGATTTCCTTGATGATGCAATATCCGTCCTCCGACGACAGGACGGCGCCGATGCCGACCAGTTGGAGCTTCATGCTGATGTCGAAGTCTTCCTCCTCCTTCGGTCCGAGGTAAACGCTGTGCGGATCATAAAGGGTTGTCAGGGCAGAAAGGTAGGTCGTGACAATGTCTTCGTGGTCGGTTTCGTTCAGGTTTTTCTGAAGCACGCCGTAGCGCTTTTGAAGGTGCTGGATGGAGTCCTGCGGTTTTCTTTTTTCAGCCAAGCGATCCTGCAGAATCTCGTATTTGAGCCGGCGCTCCCAGAGGGCGTCTTCCTCCGCGGCTGTCTGCGGCCAGTCCGCTTTAGAACGGTCGGGCTCATAGTAATCCTGGGTTGTAAAATCAAACGGTTGGCTGAGCCGTTTGTTGACCCAGGCCAGGCGGCTGTTCACATGCTGTTGGAAGACTTTGAAAATCGCAAACGCCGGTGAGAGCTGGCCGCTGCGAATTTCCGAGCCTGCATCCGGCGCGTATTTAGCCTCGAAATCGTCCTGTTCCCCTTTCAGGAAAAAGAGGCGGTTGTAATCCAGGGCTTTCATGTAAGCCTTGATCCACTCCGCGCTGACCACGGCATCAATGGGATGGCGCGCGAAATGTTGTTCCTGCAAAAACCGGGAAACAAGCGCGGCCGCCCGGCCGAACACCTCGTCCTGATATTCGGCTGCCTTGTCCACGGCAGGGGTTTGACCGGAAGTGTTGGTGGCGGGAGATTGGCCTTGCCCCTGCTGCGGGGCTGGCGGCGATTGTTGCCCGGGGCGGGCGCCAAAGCCATAAGCCACCGGCGTCAACAGTGCAAAGCACAAAAAGAAACCCAATAATCTGCTTTTTTGTCCCATAGTCAGAATAGGAAACATACACTATATTTCAGAAGCTGTCATTCGGGAATCGCGAGGTTTTTCGATAATCTGGTTTACAGAAGCCCAAAAAGCCGCGAAACCCGTCTAAATGG
Coding sequences within:
- a CDS encoding carboxy terminal-processing peptidase translates to MGQKSRLLGFFLCFALLTPVAYGFGARPGQQSPPAPQQGQGQSPATNTSGQTPAVDKAAEYQDEVFGRAAALVSRFLQEQHFARHPIDAVVSAEWIKAYMKALDYNRLFFLKGEQDDFEAKYAPDAGSEIRSGQLSPAFAIFKVFQQHVNSRLAWVNKRLSQPFDFTTQDYYEPDRSKADWPQTAAEEDALWERRLKYEILQDRLAEKRKPQDSIQHLQKRYGVLQKNLNETDHEDIVTTYLSALTTLYDPHSVYLGPKEEEDFDISMKLQLVGIGAVLSSEDGYCIIKEIIPGGPADLDKRLTPNDKIVGVAQGDKEYIDIVDMKLRNAVHLIRGDKGTVVRLKVIPGGSDHSAVREEVRLVRDQVKIASQKAKAKVISQIGPDGQEYKIGVIELPSFYGNIGDYAGEDPSGGSSTTDDVALLIKKLKEKNIDGLVLDLRNNGGGLLSEAVRLVGLFIGKGPVVQVKDSQGKKQVLQNFDSNMAYDGPLMVLTNKLSASASEIAAGALQNYGRALIVGDKSTHGKGTVQTVAELNHFIPPINGITPVAGAMKITIQKFYLPNGHSTQQRGVIPDIILPSPNDYLELGESNLPHSLPWDEIEPAPFTKLDIDNPTGFIPQLNADSQQRIAKDGDFKLLLDDIARLRKHMEDRRVSLNITQRETEAAEDKQRKDEREKILKAMSAKLPDILSISFDNKKGLVEQLASQEKPKPKPAPDTSGDDEGTDIPKLTTSESYAADLHLRESLRIFGDWLKLLDKKGTMTALGDTKPKS
- a CDS encoding VOC family protein, which gives rise to MTPTLPFNQFDAIEIPAPDIESAKVFYSTVFGWKLEPYGKQYCCFNDGRLTGGLSAERRVSEGGPLLVICVEDIDTAMDRIIKFGGRLSVPKFAFPGGKRAHFIDPNGNELAVWQEQPKKASV
- a CDS encoding cupin domain-containing protein encodes the protein MPIKPTFLLLSLLFLSFLQVEAPAQDSPAAKITPLLKTTTSWDGQPIVYPKGQAEITGVMIEIAPGGETGWHLHPVPCFGCIMEGELDVTLKDGRVKHLKAGEALAEVVNTLHNGRNTGKTPVKLLVFYAGSVGSSLTVRKSIKK
- a CDS encoding Maf family protein; amino-acid sequence: MSCLILASQSPRRQELLEEAGISFRVQAPDADEWDFSTHPELTPVEIVRSNARRKAESVAHSHPQDIILAADTLVYCEGRLLGKPLDAGDAVAMLKWLSARTHEVLTAVAWRDPAQCTIREHVARTRVTFRSLDENIIHGYMEKVNVMDKAGAYGIQEHGSDLIERIEGSKTNVIGLPMEIVSVWWAERA
- a CDS encoding tRNA-dihydrouridine synthase family protein; its protein translation is MIAPLIPQGRPLLLLAPMQDVTDLSFWRVLHRYGGPDVYFTEYFRVHSASTPESWILDAIRNNPSGRPVIAQMIGQDIEHLVRTAALLQKENIAALDLNIGCPAPIVCRKSSGGGMLRNLAHLDKVIAALRPAIHVNFTLKTRIGFDSPEEFDALLDLYAQHPIDALTVHGRTVKEMYRVNVHYDRIAQAVQKMKCPVFANGNILSAGNARAVVEQTGAQGLMIGRGAIRNPWIFNQIRESHAGEIKTRPTLSDVREYVEILYRGTRPEGFSETLQVARMKKFMNFIAQKIDPEDQFLHQIRRAASEMDFFKICDQFLCGDALFNPETPEKALANAGNPRTDCYL
- a CDS encoding cation diffusion facilitator family transporter, yielding MTLTVSDPRVSAARLSIFSNTALTGAKILAGILTGSVSILAEAIHSGLDLAAAVVAYCAIRIATKPRDEDHHYGHGKFENLSGVIEALLIFVAAVWIIWESLHKLMHPAVLAHARIGIMVMAVSAGVNILVSRRLFRVAREYDSEALRADAWHLKTDVYTSLGVFGALVLAWLGGKLFPSANLQWLDPVCAIGVALLILKTSYDLTLSAGRDLLDVSLTANELEKIHAYLDGLIRDRATRFQAGHEPVLGYHKLRTRKSGPNRFIDLHLELWPGITLARAKDTCEKVESGILALFPNASVTIHPEPAKRKYAPKSSGRC